The following are from one region of the Actinomycetota bacterium genome:
- a CDS encoding STAS domain-containing protein: MFKLHKDKKGTIVITGILSIASIEALHVELRELYDEGASATIDCSGVTEIDTAALQLLIALKRYFLETSRPIVYIAGPAMDEALALSGLKKLLLSAA, encoded by the coding sequence ATGTTTAAACTACATAAGGACAAGAAAGGCACGATTGTTATTACCGGCATCCTGTCAATTGCGAGCATTGAAGCTCTCCATGTTGAACTAAGGGAGCTTTATGACGAAGGCGCAAGCGCAACAATCGATTGTTCAGGGGTAACCGAGATAGATACGGCGGCCCTACAATTGCTTATTGCGCTTAAAAGGTATTTTTTGGAGACGAGTAGGCCGATTGTGTACATTGCCGGCCCGGCAATGGATGAGGCATTGGCGTTATCCGGGCTAAAAAAGTTACTATTATCGGCAGCTTGA
- a CDS encoding rubrerythrin, whose amino-acid sequence MNIWKCGLCGLLIANKEAPGGCTVCGASSDKFKTTETSANILGSATENNLKRAFAGESQVNRRYLLFAKIAEQEGDEIAEDLFLKFAYEETWHALSHLLYLRGAKTTMENILESIEGESYEARKMYKDFEAKAREEGFDDIAKFFGWLSKAEGRHSAKFKEYLEMRGSE is encoded by the coding sequence TTGAATATATGGAAATGCGGTCTCTGCGGGTTATTGATAGCAAACAAAGAAGCACCGGGGGGTTGCACCGTCTGCGGAGCTTCCAGTGATAAGTTCAAGACTACGGAGACGTCCGCAAACATTTTAGGTTCGGCGACCGAGAACAACCTGAAACGAGCCTTTGCCGGAGAATCCCAAGTCAACCGCCGCTATCTGTTGTTTGCCAAAATTGCCGAACAAGAGGGCGACGAGATTGCCGAGGACTTATTTTTGAAGTTCGCGTACGAGGAGACTTGGCACGCCCTCTCACATCTATTGTATCTGCGCGGCGCAAAGACGACGATGGAGAACATTCTCGAGTCGATTGAGGGAGAGTCATACGAGGCGCGGAAGATGTACAAAGATTTCGAGGCGAAAGCCCGGGAGGAAGGCTTCGACGATATAGCCAAATTCTTCGGTTGGCTTTCAAAAGCCGAGGGAAGACATTCCGCGAAGTTCAAAGAGTACTTGGAGATGCGGGGGAGCGAGTAG
- a CDS encoding VCBS repeat-containing protein: MRSLLPAILTIITLMGGSASAVTRSEVMDRAESWTKNSVSYSQSRTFRGYRADCSGFVSYALALNKPGQTTNTLAGTTKPVKKRDLEPGDIIVAKGVHVVLFGGWANREQTKYVAYEQASSTGSVVRVTPYPYWKGAGGYVAKRHPSVGGGRAITVSRGGERTLPPLRDKLTRKQSDYNGDGVSDLSVLYDGASNKRSLWRFYSNKGKFNAVSVWSGAGGAFTAQNSKMTSGDFNGDNIADTALFYRNHDDTSSIWVFYSGKGRRVKVKMVWTSQPGRFDWERVSLASGDFNKDGRSDLALFDGTSAESSALWVMLADKSGGFAMSKWWQGEPGAFDWESAKMLSGDFNGDGRSDLAFLYDYAQGPTAIWVFASKGNGFSPRVWWKSAPNTLLADRVKMVSGYFNRDDHADIAIFYDEPKGGTSIITLYANKAGSLTARKRWSGEPGAFSWNQAKIMAGDYNADGLTDLAFLYGYRDGHARAWMFENDSGNRFLPRTWWRGVSGTFDWSNAIIADQGFTED; encoded by the coding sequence ATGCGGAGTCTTTTACCGGCAATATTGACAATCATCACACTCATGGGAGGCAGCGCGTCCGCGGTAACCAGATCCGAGGTCATGGATCGGGCCGAGTCATGGACAAAGAACTCGGTGTCGTATAGCCAGTCTCGCACATTCAGGGGCTATAGAGCGGATTGCAGCGGCTTTGTCTCATATGCTTTAGCACTAAATAAGCCTGGGCAAACGACTAACACGCTGGCCGGCACGACAAAACCCGTCAAAAAAAGAGACCTGGAACCGGGCGACATAATCGTCGCAAAAGGCGTTCACGTGGTGCTCTTCGGGGGCTGGGCAAACAGGGAGCAAACAAAATACGTGGCGTACGAACAAGCGTCATCTACCGGTTCGGTGGTACGAGTTACGCCTTATCCCTACTGGAAGGGCGCGGGCGGATATGTCGCCAAACGTCACCCGAGTGTTGGCGGAGGTCGTGCGATAACGGTATCTCGCGGAGGCGAGCGAACCTTGCCGCCGTTGCGCGATAAGCTGACGCGCAAGCAAAGCGATTACAATGGCGACGGGGTATCCGATTTATCGGTTTTGTACGACGGGGCATCGAATAAGCGCTCTCTCTGGCGTTTCTATTCAAATAAGGGCAAATTCAATGCCGTTAGCGTTTGGTCCGGTGCCGGGGGTGCGTTCACGGCGCAAAACTCAAAGATGACTTCCGGTGATTTTAACGGGGACAATATTGCCGATACGGCGTTATTCTATCGGAACCACGATGATACCTCGTCCATCTGGGTCTTTTATTCGGGTAAAGGTCGGCGGGTCAAGGTCAAGATGGTGTGGACCAGCCAACCGGGCCGGTTCGATTGGGAACGGGTGAGCCTGGCGTCCGGAGACTTTAACAAAGACGGCCGCAGCGACTTGGCCTTGTTTGACGGCACATCGGCCGAGAGCAGCGCGTTGTGGGTTATGCTGGCGGACAAGTCCGGCGGCTTCGCCATGTCAAAATGGTGGCAGGGGGAACCGGGAGCGTTCGATTGGGAAAGCGCCAAGATGCTGTCTGGAGACTTCAACGGTGACGGCCGTTCTGATTTGGCGTTCCTATACGACTATGCTCAAGGTCCCACGGCGATATGGGTATTCGCGTCCAAGGGCAACGGTTTTTCACCCCGCGTCTGGTGGAAATCCGCGCCAAATACCCTCTTGGCGGACAGGGTCAAGATGGTTTCCGGCTATTTCAACCGCGATGACCACGCGGACATCGCCATCTTCTACGATGAGCCAAAGGGAGGCACGTCCATTATAACGCTCTACGCGAACAAAGCCGGTTCGTTAACGGCCCGCAAGCGATGGTCGGGCGAACCGGGGGCATTTAGCTGGAATCAGGCGAAGATAATGGCCGGCGATTATAACGCGGATGGTCTAACCGATTTGGCGTTCCTGTACGGTTATCGAGACGGGCACGCCAGGGCATGGATGTTCGAGAACGATTCCGGTAATCGGTTTCTGCCGAGGACGTGGTGGAGAGGTGTTTCGGGGACGTTCGATTGGTCCAACGCGATCATTGCCGACCAGGGCTTTACTGAAGATTAG
- a CDS encoding chemotaxis protein CheA — MDQGTLLETFITEATELIQELEIDVVALDESSEDEELINRIFRAAHTIKGSGGLVGLTAISDFTHSMESVLDLVRRRELAATGELVSVLLRAVDLLKAMIKSAASGESCFDQRELEFTLELLAQFLPKREDPTDDTETGNPGSRKRAEDSYFEVEMKLSENLLETGTDPLMLFRELQDIGEIVEIVVDARGLPDFDNIDIHKLYLTWRLIVRTAEPFSSLENIFIFVADDSEISISDSSLHFKEGVDLRVADMKLGEILAEEGHVISKDVEEALSSQSKIGELLVQSGKVKEEHVKSALDKQLRSREVQKATTIRVDTEKLDKLVNLVGEMVIAVARVDQQGLHESGNGKRTALGALEMLQRISRDLQEQVMRVRMIPVEGLFSRFHRVVRDLATAEGKHARLLLSGTETELDKNVIEQLSDPLKHLIRNSVDHGIESSSERRKAGKPEEAVVKLLAYQQEGNIIIEVFDDGRGIDSEAIMEKAVEKGLINRGDELNKEDTYQLMFMPGFSTAKKVTDVSGRGVGLDVVKRNIDELKGAIEVISEVGKGTTFRIRLPLTLAIIDGMNVKVGDETFIIPLLSIVESIRPRIEAVKTVEGTGEVIDARGEYLPLVRLHRVFDIQTDKIDPSEALVVIIESGRRRFGILVDDVIGQQQAVIKSLEKNFRQVDGTAGATILGDGTVSLIIDIHGLEKMAFNVAGAYNVAGATGSAA, encoded by the coding sequence ATGGACCAGGGAACGTTGCTTGAAACCTTTATTACAGAGGCTACTGAGTTAATCCAAGAACTTGAGATAGATGTTGTGGCGCTTGATGAGTCTAGCGAAGACGAAGAACTCATCAATCGGATCTTTCGCGCAGCTCATACGATTAAGGGCAGTGGCGGATTGGTCGGTCTTACGGCGATATCCGATTTTACGCATTCCATGGAGAGCGTGCTCGATCTCGTTCGCCGGCGTGAACTCGCGGCCACCGGTGAACTCGTTAGCGTGTTGTTGCGGGCCGTGGATTTGCTGAAAGCGATGATTAAATCCGCCGCATCAGGTGAATCCTGTTTTGACCAGCGTGAACTTGAGTTCACGCTCGAATTACTTGCGCAGTTTTTGCCCAAGCGCGAGGATCCCACGGATGATACCGAGACGGGGAACCCAGGCTCGAGAAAGCGTGCGGAGGACTCATATTTTGAAGTTGAGATGAAGCTCTCCGAGAACCTGTTGGAAACCGGAACCGACCCCTTAATGCTCTTTCGCGAGCTGCAAGATATCGGTGAGATAGTCGAGATAGTTGTCGATGCGCGAGGCCTTCCTGATTTTGACAATATCGATATCCACAAATTATATCTAACATGGAGGCTGATAGTGAGAACAGCCGAGCCGTTCTCGAGCCTCGAGAATATCTTTATTTTTGTTGCGGACGATAGCGAGATATCGATCTCCGACAGTTCGCTTCACTTCAAAGAGGGTGTCGACCTTCGCGTCGCCGACATGAAGCTCGGCGAAATCTTGGCCGAAGAAGGCCATGTTATATCCAAGGATGTTGAAGAGGCATTGTCGTCGCAGAGTAAGATCGGAGAACTGCTTGTTCAGAGCGGTAAAGTTAAAGAGGAACACGTAAAAAGCGCGCTTGATAAGCAATTAAGGAGCCGTGAGGTTCAAAAAGCGACTACAATCCGGGTCGATACCGAGAAGCTCGACAAACTAGTAAATCTCGTCGGCGAAATGGTCATCGCGGTTGCCCGGGTAGACCAGCAGGGTCTACATGAAAGCGGCAATGGGAAAAGGACCGCCCTGGGCGCGCTCGAGATGCTTCAAAGGATCAGCCGGGACTTGCAGGAGCAGGTAATGCGCGTGCGCATGATACCGGTCGAAGGGCTCTTCAGTCGTTTTCATCGCGTCGTAAGAGATCTCGCGACCGCTGAAGGAAAGCATGCGCGGCTATTGCTGTCGGGAACAGAGACCGAACTCGACAAAAACGTGATCGAGCAGTTGAGCGACCCTTTAAAGCATCTAATTCGAAACTCGGTCGATCACGGCATCGAATCGTCTAGCGAGCGTCGAAAGGCGGGCAAGCCGGAAGAAGCGGTTGTTAAGCTTTTAGCGTATCAACAGGAGGGAAACATCATCATCGAAGTCTTTGACGACGGTCGCGGCATAGATTCCGAGGCGATTATGGAAAAAGCGGTCGAGAAAGGTCTTATCAACCGGGGGGACGAGCTGAACAAAGAGGATACGTACCAGCTTATGTTTATGCCGGGATTCTCCACCGCCAAAAAAGTAACCGATGTCTCCGGGCGCGGTGTCGGCCTCGATGTCGTTAAGCGCAACATTGATGAGCTTAAAGGCGCCATCGAGGTGATATCCGAGGTCGGCAAGGGAACTACGTTCAGGATTAGATTGCCGCTCACCTTGGCGATCATCGACGGTATGAATGTGAAGGTTGGGGATGAAACCTTTATCATACCCCTTCTGTCGATTGTGGAGTCGATTCGACCGCGCATAGAAGCCGTCAAAACGGTCGAGGGGACCGGTGAAGTTATCGACGCCCGCGGTGAGTATCTGCCGCTCGTGCGCCTGCACCGGGTTTTCGATATTCAAACCGACAAAATAGACCCATCGGAAGCGCTTGTGGTCATCATAGAAAGCGGCCGGCGCAGATTCGGCATTCTTGTCGACGATGTTATCGGCCAGCAGCAGGCGGTTATTAAAAGCCTTGAAAAGAACTTTCGCCAGGTCGATGGAACCGCGGGCGCCACAATCCTCGGCGACGGCACGGTCTCTTTGATTATCGACATTCACGGCCTCGAAAAGATGGCCTTCAATGTGGCCGGCGCCTATAACGTGGCCGGCGCGACCGGATCCGCGGCGTAG
- a CDS encoding purine-binding chemotaxis protein CheW, translated as MEKLKDVTRAISTGAGDQFVTFALDNEKYGVEVLKVQEIIGYQGFAKVPNVPPFVKGVLNLRGSVVPVVDLRLKLNMKPREYDNFTVILIMEVRERVVGIIVDAVSDVVNLSPEDIQQTPDFSSGIRVDFIKGMGRKDEELIIILDIDRVLSSNELQLSEIA; from the coding sequence ATGGAAAAACTCAAAGATGTGACGCGGGCCATCTCCACTGGCGCCGGCGACCAATTCGTCACCTTCGCTCTCGATAATGAAAAATACGGGGTTGAGGTGCTAAAAGTCCAGGAAATTATCGGATATCAAGGGTTCGCGAAGGTGCCGAATGTACCGCCTTTTGTTAAGGGTGTATTGAACCTGAGGGGCTCGGTGGTACCCGTTGTGGACTTGCGACTGAAATTAAACATGAAGCCGAGAGAGTATGATAACTTTACTGTTATCTTAATAATGGAAGTGCGGGAACGGGTTGTAGGCATTATTGTGGATGCTGTTTCCGATGTTGTAAATCTCAGTCCCGAAGATATACAGCAAACTCCTGATTTTTCCTCAGGTATACGAGTCGATTTTATCAAGGGAATGGGTAGAAAAGACGAGGAATTGATTATTATATTAGATATCGATAGGGTCTTAAGCTCGAACGAGCTTCAGTTGTCGGAGATAGCGTAA
- the tadA gene encoding Flp pilus assembly complex ATPase component TadA: MYNTAGQCSGKIRLGELLVAFGIITQEQLEDALFEQKKSGRRLGHVLRQLGYVSEETMIEFLGKQLNIPSIDLEQVVPDKEVVNLIPEAIARRHKVIPVSRVGNVLTLAMPDPLDVFAIDDVAGISGCDINAVVSTERSVLKAIDKYYWIQETAPDADADVTYSTDHSEKLIDNANMADGSAVKLVNMIIRQAVNDRASDIHIEPDERQLRIRNRVDGILHEVMTALMSMHAEVVSRLKIMADLDIAEKRAPQDGRFSVDTGNDKIDIRISTVPTIFGEKIVLRLLEKKAIMVGEEKLGFDERDLPRFRRMINRPYGMILVAGPTGSGKTTTLYTALNIIADVEKNVVTIEDPVEYKLALTNQIQVNPKAGVTFASGLRSILRQDPDVIMVGEIRDKETADIAVHAALSGHLVFSTIHTNDAPSTAARFIEMGIEPFLASSAILGIIAQRLVRLLCEHCKEEYAPTPELLDELGLSDAPNLLFYRPHGCIECKGTGYKGREAIFEILEVDEEIKNLIVAKAPAARIRDAALRRGFRTLRDAGLAKIVQGKTSVEAVLRVTQEAEVAADD, encoded by the coding sequence ATGTACAATACCGCGGGACAATGCTCAGGTAAAATACGACTGGGAGAACTCCTGGTAGCCTTTGGCATAATCACGCAAGAGCAATTGGAAGACGCGCTTTTTGAACAAAAAAAATCAGGAAGGCGTCTTGGCCATGTTTTGCGACAGCTCGGGTATGTCAGCGAAGAAACGATGATAGAGTTTTTGGGCAAGCAGCTCAATATCCCCAGCATAGACCTTGAACAGGTCGTGCCCGATAAGGAGGTCGTCAATCTCATACCCGAAGCGATAGCGAGGCGTCATAAGGTTATACCGGTTTCAAGAGTCGGTAATGTGTTGACGCTTGCCATGCCGGACCCGCTCGACGTCTTCGCCATCGATGATGTGGCGGGTATTAGCGGATGCGATATTAATGCGGTCGTCAGCACGGAGCGGAGCGTGCTCAAAGCAATCGACAAATATTACTGGATACAAGAGACAGCGCCGGATGCCGACGCGGATGTGACTTATTCGACAGACCATTCCGAGAAACTAATCGATAATGCGAACATGGCGGATGGTTCGGCGGTCAAGCTCGTCAATATGATAATAAGGCAAGCGGTAAACGACAGGGCTAGCGATATACATATCGAACCCGATGAGCGCCAATTAAGAATCAGAAACAGGGTCGACGGCATTTTGCACGAAGTCATGACCGCCCTTATGTCCATGCATGCGGAAGTAGTCTCACGCCTGAAAATCATGGCCGACCTAGACATAGCGGAGAAACGAGCACCGCAAGACGGACGGTTCTCCGTCGATACCGGAAACGATAAGATCGACATACGAATCTCGACTGTCCCAACGATTTTCGGAGAGAAAATCGTGTTAAGACTGCTCGAGAAGAAGGCTATTATGGTGGGCGAGGAGAAACTCGGGTTCGATGAGCGGGACCTACCGAGATTTCGACGGATGATAAACAGGCCTTACGGTATGATATTGGTGGCCGGACCGACCGGAAGCGGCAAGACGACAACGCTTTATACCGCTTTGAATATAATTGCGGATGTTGAGAAAAACGTCGTGACTATTGAAGACCCTGTTGAGTATAAGCTGGCGCTAACCAACCAGATACAGGTCAATCCGAAAGCCGGGGTCACATTCGCGAGCGGCTTGCGTTCTATTCTACGCCAAGACCCCGATGTCATAATGGTCGGCGAAATTAGAGACAAAGAGACCGCGGACATTGCGGTTCATGCCGCCCTCTCGGGCCACCTCGTCTTTTCCACTATCCACACGAATGACGCGCCCTCGACCGCCGCTCGATTCATTGAAATGGGCATCGAGCCGTTTCTAGCCTCGTCGGCTATTCTCGGCATCATAGCGCAAAGGCTGGTGCGCTTGCTCTGCGAACACTGCAAAGAAGAATACGCGCCTACCCCGGAGTTGCTGGACGAACTCGGTCTAAGCGACGCCCCGAACCTTCTTTTTTATAGACCGCACGGTTGTATCGAGTGTAAAGGAACCGGATACAAAGGCCGGGAAGCTATCTTTGAAATCTTAGAGGTCGACGAGGAAATCAAGAACCTTATTGTCGCCAAAGCGCCCGCCGCACGAATACGCGATGCCGCATTGCGAAGGGGTTTTAGGACGCTTCGCGACGCCGGTCTCGCGAAGATTGTCCAAGGTAAGACCTCCGTGGAGGCCGTTCTGAGGGTTACTCAAGAGGCTGAGGTCGCGGCGGATGATTAA
- a CDS encoding chemotaxis response regulator protein-glutamate methylesterase has product MSKIKVLVVDDSAVIRQLVKEILERDPAIEVVAVASDAYFAERKLKVHAPDVITLDVEMPGMDGISFLEKIMHSNPTPVVMLSSYTDRRAAETFKALEFGAVDFVTKPKANIGEGIEALAEELIAKVKAASKANIRKTQPKLVAAPAHSVDEVVARKRFTGSKHGDGVIVLGASTGGTVAISDLLVLLPKDSPGIVIVQHMPEQFTKAYADRINGLVDLDVREAKNGDRVRRGAVLIAPGGRHMLLQKDIQGYYVQIKDGPPVNRHKPSVDVLFRSAANSAGHEAIGIILTGMGNDGAKGMRELKDAGAFNIAQSKETCVVFGMPRVAIELGGVDKIASIEEIPRLLAGRDRRAS; this is encoded by the coding sequence ATGTCAAAGATAAAGGTGCTCGTTGTCGATGATTCGGCGGTCATTCGACAACTGGTGAAAGAGATATTGGAGCGCGACCCCGCAATCGAGGTGGTTGCAGTAGCAAGCGACGCTTATTTCGCCGAACGAAAGCTTAAAGTTCACGCTCCCGACGTAATAACGCTCGATGTCGAGATGCCGGGCATGGATGGAATTTCGTTTCTAGAGAAGATTATGCATTCAAATCCAACGCCCGTCGTTATGTTAAGCTCCTATACCGATCGGCGCGCCGCTGAAACATTTAAAGCCCTGGAGTTTGGCGCGGTCGATTTTGTTACGAAACCTAAGGCAAATATCGGCGAAGGTATTGAGGCGCTTGCGGAAGAGCTTATCGCAAAAGTTAAGGCCGCATCTAAGGCCAATATAAGAAAAACGCAACCGAAACTCGTCGCGGCGCCCGCGCATTCCGTAGACGAAGTCGTGGCGCGAAAACGCTTTACCGGGTCGAAACACGGGGACGGCGTAATTGTGCTCGGCGCATCGACGGGCGGCACCGTAGCCATTAGCGATTTACTTGTCTTGTTACCGAAAGACTCGCCCGGGATAGTCATTGTTCAGCATATGCCGGAGCAATTTACGAAGGCTTATGCCGACAGGATTAACGGTTTGGTCGACCTTGATGTCAGGGAGGCGAAGAACGGCGATAGGGTGAGGCGAGGCGCCGTTCTAATAGCACCGGGCGGAAGACACATGTTATTGCAGAAGGATATCCAAGGTTATTATGTCCAAATAAAAGACGGGCCGCCCGTAAACCGACACAAGCCGTCGGTAGATGTTTTGTTTCGTTCCGCCGCGAATTCCGCCGGGCACGAAGCGATCGGCATTATACTTACGGGGATGGGAAACGACGGAGCAAAGGGGATGCGGGAGCTAAAGGATGCGGGTGCCTTCAACATCGCCCAAAGCAAAGAGACGTGCGTGGTCTTCGGTATGCCCAGAGTAGCTATTGAGTTGGGAGGCGTCGACAAAATCGCCTCAATCGAAGAGATTCCCCGCTTACTAGCGGGACGCGACCGGAGAGCGTCTTAA
- a CDS encoding response regulator — protein sequence MDQSVLVVDDSATLRASVKFTLSEAGYAVEEAINGKDGLQKLRQLKTRGVRISLIISDINMPEMDGITFVQEVKKDSALRFIPVLILTTESQETKKMEGKNAGAAGWLVKPFNNDQLVGVVRKFVR from the coding sequence ATGGATCAAAGCGTTTTGGTCGTTGACGACTCGGCGACGCTCAGAGCGTCGGTCAAGTTCACATTGAGCGAGGCCGGCTATGCTGTTGAGGAAGCTATCAATGGCAAAGATGGTCTGCAAAAACTGCGGCAGCTAAAGACGAGGGGTGTGCGGATATCGCTTATTATAAGCGATATCAATATGCCGGAGATGGATGGGATTACCTTTGTGCAAGAGGTTAAAAAGGATAGCGCGCTCCGTTTTATCCCGGTTCTCATACTGACCACCGAGTCTCAGGAGACAAAAAAGATGGAAGGGAAAAACGCCGGCGCCGCCGGCTGGCTGGTCAAGCCTTTCAACAACGACCAATTGGTCGGCGTCGTGAGGAAGTTCGTTCGCTAG
- a CDS encoding protein-glutamate O-methyltransferase, translating into MQIKCGAQFKIDDREFGRLKTLIKELTGINLTDQKKTLVVARLSKRLRALGLSSFAEYYYFLTETGDYSEVTHLINRITTNKTDFFRERHHFEFLTEAVLPGICEEGEKNGTRKLRIWSAGCSSGEEPYTIAITLCEYFLDKAGWDIKILATDLDTEMLEKARAGIYCQDGVAPVPPEYLRKYFKKGVNANTGRYMAKDKLKKMVIFKRHNLTSERYPFNEQIDVVLCRNVIIYFDEATKAKVINSFHDVLRDGGVLFLGHSESAIGNESRFKLIGNSTFRKTTLRSV; encoded by the coding sequence ATGCAAATTAAATGCGGAGCCCAATTCAAGATAGACGATAGGGAGTTTGGGCGGTTAAAAACCCTCATCAAGGAATTAACCGGTATCAATTTGACCGACCAGAAGAAAACGCTTGTGGTGGCCCGTCTATCCAAGCGATTACGTGCTTTAGGGTTATCAAGCTTTGCGGAATACTATTATTTTCTTACTGAAACCGGGGATTATTCGGAGGTTACGCATTTAATCAACCGCATAACGACTAATAAAACCGATTTCTTCCGAGAGAGGCACCATTTTGAATTTTTAACAGAGGCCGTTTTGCCCGGGATTTGCGAGGAAGGCGAAAAAAACGGCACACGCAAACTTAGAATCTGGAGCGCCGGCTGCTCGTCGGGCGAGGAGCCATATACTATTGCCATTACATTGTGCGAATACTTTCTCGATAAAGCCGGCTGGGATATAAAGATTTTAGCCACCGACCTCGATACGGAGATGCTCGAAAAAGCAAGGGCGGGCATCTACTGTCAGGATGGAGTCGCGCCGGTTCCGCCTGAGTATTTGCGAAAATATTTCAAGAAGGGCGTCAATGCGAATACAGGCCGGTATATGGCAAAAGATAAGCTTAAAAAGATGGTTATATTCAAGCGGCATAATCTCACAAGTGAGAGATATCCGTTCAATGAGCAAATCGATGTTGTACTCTGCCGTAATGTGATCATCTATTTCGATGAAGCAACAAAAGCGAAGGTAATAAATAGTTTCCATGATGTTTTGCGGGATGGCGGCGTTCTTTTCTTGGGCCACTCCGAATCGGCTATAGGCAACGAGAGCAGGTTCAAACTAATTGGTAACAGCACGTTCCGTAAGACCACCCTTCGTTCTGTGTAG
- a CDS encoding CZB domain-containing protein, producing MEMVKMNIRNKLYLALGAMIALLVVTSVVIFITSSNLTTANKAIVEEFGFKSNMQTFQKQHADWLIALSDHMLIGTEFKKTLNPRDCGFGKWYYGMVDSEEFGQLDPQTAGLLKSLEEPHKHLHEGGAQVLDEMSAGRKANSLMYFKEKTVPTISKLDGLYTELIDISESNIERQEAASAASEKAQNMLVIIVTIVGVLLGVAIAYMLSRNIVTAVQRMVDSLKLVAKGDFTRQVDLNNRSDELGEMAHELNGMVKNLSEMVGNVNESSETVANAADQISAGNQELSQRTQEQASALEETAATIEEMSSTIKQNADSARNASTLARNASDLAQNGGRVVEETVSSMSEVTEASEKIADIINVVNEIAFQTNLLALNAAVEAARAGEQGKGFAVVAGEVRNLAQRSAEAAKEIQNLIKDSVGKVEKGNKLVEESGKTLTAIIDAIQKVAETVSEISSASQEQATGIDQVNKAVGMMDDVVQQNAALVEEAAAASQSLAYEAEELRKAMSVFSIANESLFNRDGKTAREKGSRLSLVGKTAHKESVAHKESVKVSARAAGAENMEIRNEEDFEEF from the coding sequence ATGGAAATGGTGAAAATGAACATTAGGAACAAATTATACCTTGCATTGGGAGCGATGATCGCGCTCCTCGTTGTGACGAGCGTCGTCATCTTTATTACGAGTTCAAACCTGACAACCGCAAACAAGGCGATTGTCGAAGAATTCGGTTTTAAAAGCAATATGCAGACGTTTCAAAAGCAGCACGCTGATTGGTTGATAGCGCTATCCGATCATATGCTAATCGGTACTGAATTTAAGAAAACGTTGAACCCGCGTGATTGTGGGTTTGGCAAATGGTATTACGGCATGGTCGATTCAGAGGAATTTGGACAACTCGACCCCCAAACAGCCGGTCTGCTTAAGTCGCTTGAGGAGCCCCATAAGCACTTGCATGAGGGCGGCGCTCAGGTATTAGATGAGATGAGTGCGGGCCGTAAAGCCAATTCTCTTATGTATTTTAAGGAAAAAACGGTTCCCACTATCTCGAAGTTGGATGGTCTCTATACCGAGTTGATAGATATCTCGGAGAGCAATATAGAGAGGCAAGAAGCGGCTTCCGCCGCGAGTGAAAAAGCGCAAAACATGCTGGTGATTATAGTAACGATAGTGGGCGTTCTTCTCGGCGTCGCCATAGCTTACATGCTGTCGAGAAATATCGTCACCGCCGTCCAGCGTATGGTGGACTCACTAAAACTAGTAGCAAAAGGGGATTTCACGCGGCAGGTCGATCTTAATAATCGTAGCGACGAGCTGGGCGAAATGGCCCATGAACTCAACGGCATGGTCAAGAACTTATCAGAGATGGTCGGCAACGTAAACGAATCTTCGGAAACCGTTGCTAACGCCGCCGATCAGATTTCAGCCGGCAATCAGGAACTCTCACAAAGGACACAAGAACAAGCATCGGCCCTGGAAGAGACGGCGGCGACCATTGAAGAGATGTCTTCAACGATAAAGCAGAACGCCGATAGCGCGCGAAACGCAAGCACCCTTGCGAGGAATGCGTCCGATCTGGCCCAAAACGGGGGCAGAGTCGTTGAAGAGACAGTATCTTCGATGAGCGAGGTAACAGAGGCGAGCGAGAAAATAGCCGATATCATAAATGTGGTAAACGAGATAGCGTTCCAGACCAACCTCCTAGCCTTGAACGCGGCGGTCGAAGCGGCGCGCGCCGGCGAGCAAGGAAAGGGTTTTGCGGTTGTCGCAGGCGAGGTCAGGAATCTTGCTCAACGAAGCGCTGAAGCCGCAAAAGAGATACAGAACCTCATAAAAGACAGCGTCGGCAAGGTCGAGAAAGGCAACAAGCTGGTCGAAGAATCCGGAAAGACCCTCACGGCGATTATCGACGCGATTCAGAAGGTCGCCGAGACCGTATCCGAGATATCATCGGCCTCGCAGGAACAGGCTACCGGAATCGACCAGGTAAACAAAGCTGTTGGTATGATGGACGATGTTGTGCAGCAAAACGCCGCGCTCGTTGAAGAGGCGGCCGCGGCATCGCAGTCCCTGGCGTACGAGGCGGAAGAACTGCGGAAAGCAATGTCGGTCTTTTCCATAGCAAACGAGAGTTTATTCAATAGGGATGGTAAGACTGCCCGTGAAAAAGGGTCGAGGTTGTCGTTGGTTGGCAAGACCGCGCACAAAGAGAGCGTCGCGCACAAAGAGAGCGTGAAGGTATCGGCCAGGGCGGCCGGCGCGGAGAATATGGAGATTAGGAACGAAGAGGATTTTGAAGAATTCTAG